The nucleotide window CGGTGGCGGCGGGCCGGTTTGCGCCCGACGTGGCGGCGGTGGATGCGCAGCGCGCCGCCGATGACAGCATCGACCACGAAACGCCGCTGTCCGAGGTATTCGAGGACCAGCTCTCCTGCGCCGACATCGTGCTGCTCACCAAGCCCGACCTCGCCGGGCCGGAAGGCGTCGCCAGGGCGCGCGAGATCGTCGCAGCGGAAGCCCCCCGCCCGCTGCCGGTGGTCGAGGTCGCGGAGGGCGTGGTGGATGCACGGGTGATCCTCGGGCTCGGGGCCGCCGCCGAGGCTGACCTCGACGCGCGTCCCAGCCACCACGATGGCGCCCCCGAGCATGACCACGACGATTTCGAGAGCATCGTGCTGTCGCTGGCCGAGGTGCCGGACGCGGCGGGTCTGGCCGCGCGGCTGGAACGTCTGGCGCGTGAGCACGACATCCTGCGGATCAAGGGCTACGCCGCCGTCTCGGGCAAGCCGATGCGGCTGCTGGTGCAGGCGGTGGGCGCGCGGGTGCGTCACCAGTACGACCGCATGTGGGGCACGGACGAGGCGCGCAACGGTCAGCTGGTGATCATCGCCGAGCATGACCGGCTCGACGCCGCGGCGCTGCGCGCGGCACTGGCCCCCGCGACGGCGGGCTGAGCCGATGCACGTCGTCTTCCGCGAAAGCCACGGGCTCGAGGACAGCGCGGTTCCGACCGACCTCGCGCAGGATCCGGCGGATCTGGTGGTTCTGTCCTTTTCGGACAGCGATCTGGGGGCCTTTGCGGAAGGCTGGCACCGGGCGGCCGGCGGCCTGCCCTCGCTGCGGCTTGCGAACCTGTCGGCGCTGCGGCACCCGCTGTCGGTCGACACCTATGTCGAGCGGACGCTGGCGGGGGCGAAGGGCATCCTCGTGCGGCTGATCGGTGGGATGCCCTACTGGGACTACGGGCTGCGGCAGGTGCAGGCGCTGGCCCGGGCGCGCGGCATCGCGCTGGCGGTGCTGCCCGCCGATGGGCGGGAAGATGCGCGGCTGGATTCGGTCTCGACCCTGCCGATCTCGACCCTGCGCCGGCTGGCGGAGCTGTGCGACACCGGCGGCGCCGTGGCCGCGCAGGCGGCGCTGGCGCAGATGGCGCTGGCCTCGGGGCTTTACGCCGCGCCGGTGCCGGGATCGAAGGCGCTGCCGGTGGTCGGGTTCTGGACGCCGGAGTGTGGCGCGATGTCGCCTTCGGCGGCGAGAGGCGCTGCCCCTCGCGCTCCCCGGCGTATTTCTGGAAAGATGAAAGGGCGACGGGTGCTGGTGGTGTTCTACCGCTCCTACATCGTGTCCGCCGACGTGGCCCCTGTGGAAGCTCTGTTCAGCGCCTTTCGTGCAGAGGGGGCAGAGGTGACCGGGCTTTATGCCCCATCGCTGAAGGGGGCGAGTGCCGGGCCGCTGGCGGAGGCGATCCGGGAGGCCGCGCCCGATGTCATCGTCAATCTCACCGCATTTTCCGCCGCCTCGGGCGAGTCCGCGCCGGTGCTGGACGCGGCGGGCGTACCGGTGTTCCAGGCGGTGATGGCGACCTCGTCGCGCGAGGCGTGGGCAGGGGCGGAGCGCGGTCTTTCGCCTGCCGACCTCGCGATGCACGTGGTGTTGCCCGAGGTCGATGGGCGGCTGATGGGCGGGGTGATCTCGTTCAAGCAGGCGGGCCGGCGCGACCCGGCGCTGCAACATGCGCTGACGCGGCATTGCCCCGAACCCGCGCGCATTGCTGCGCTGGTGGCGCGAGTCGGCGGCTGGATGGCGCTCGCGGGACAGGCGCCCGCGGAACGCCGGGTGGCGCTGATGCTCTCGACCTATCCCGGCAAGGACTGGAACCTTGGCCATGCGGTGGGGCTCGACGCGCTCGCCTCCGCCGAGGCGATCCTGTCGGACCTGCGCGACGCCGGCCATGACGTGCCGCCCTTTGCCGCGCTCGAGGCCGGCCTGCAGGCCGAGGAGATCCGCCTGCCGCTGGAGCGCTACCGCGCTGCGCTGGAGGCCCTGTCGCCGCAGTTGCGCGCGGGTCTGGCCGAGGCCTGGGGGGCGCCGGAAGAGGATGCTCTCTGCCGCGACGGCGCCTTCCACATCACCGGACTGCGCCTTGGCAAGGCGCTGGTGCTGCTGCAACCGGAGCGCGGCACCCCGGCACGGCGTGCGGAGGAGTACCACGATCTCTCGCGCCTGCCCTGCCACGCCTATGTCGCGCTTTACCTCTGGCTGCGCGAAGAGGCAGACGCGCTGGTCCACATCGGCGCCCATGGCACGCTGGAATGGCTGCCGGGCAAGTCGGTCGCCCTTTCGGATGACTGCTGGCCCGAGGTACTGACCGGCGCGCTGCCGGTGCTCTACCCGTTCATCGTCAACGATCCCGGCGAGGCGGCACAGGCCAAGCGGCGCATCGGGGCGCTGACCCTCGGGCATCTGCCGCCGCCCCTGCGCGAGACCGGAACGCCCGACAGGCTCGGCCCGCTGGAGGCGCTGCTGGACGAGTTTTCCACCGCCGACGGCCTCGACCCGCGCCGCCGCGACAGGCTCATGCAGGACATCCGGGCCGAGGCGCAGGCGCGGGGTCTCGGGGCCGATCTGGGGCTGGGCGAGGTCTGCGGCGCCGAGGCGATCACCCGCATCGACCGCTTCGTCTGTGATATCAAGGACAGCCGCTTTCCCGAAGGATTGCATGTGTGGGGCCGCAGCGGTGCCTGCGCGGAGCAGGAGCGCGATGCGCTGCTTGCCGCGCTCGACGGGCGGCGGATCGCGGCGGGGCCGTCAGGCTCGCCCTACCGTGGGCGCAGCGATGTGCTGCCCACCGGGCGCAACCTCTTCACCACCGACCCCCGCGCCGTTCCGACCCGTGCCGCCCATGCGCAGGGCGTGGCGCTGGCCGGAGAGTTGGTACGCCGCCACCTGCAGGACGAGGGCGACTGGCCGCACGGGCTGGTGGTCGATCTCTGGGGCTCGGCCACGATGCGCACGGCAGGCGAGGAATTCGCCATGGCGCTGCATCTTCTCGGCGTGCGTCCGCGCTGGGACGAAGGCTCGGGCCGGGTGAGCGGCTTCGAGATCCTGCCCGTGGCAGAGCTCGACCGTCCGCGCATCGACGTGACGCTGCGGGTCTCCGGCCTCTTTCGCGACGTGTTCGCGCCGCTCACGGCACTGTTCTCGCAAGCGGTGCGCGCGCTGTCGCAACGTGACGAGGCCCCGGACTGGAACCCCTATGCCGGCAGCGATGCCGGCGCGCGGGTCTTCGGGCCGGAGCCGGGGCGCTACGGGCTCGGGATGGGGAACCTTTCGGAGCAGGACCGCCATGCCGCCGGACAGGCCTGGCTTGCCGGGTCGTCCTGGGCGCTCGACGGCGAGACCGCTCGGCACGACCCCGAGGCGCTGCGTGCGCAGGTCGCAGCGGCGGATGCCTTCGTGCACCTTCAGGACCTGCCCGAAACCGACCTCTTGATGGCGGCCGATTACGCCGCGCACGAAGCCGGATTTGCCGCCGCGCAGACGGTAACGGGGGGCGAAGCGCGGCTGTGGCATCTGGATGGGACCGATCCGGCACGGCCCCGCGCCCGTGCGCTGCCCGAGGAAATCGCCCGCACCGTGCATGCCCGCGCCGCGAACCCCGCATGGATCGCCTCGATGCGCGCCCACGGCTTTCGGGGCGCCGCCGAGATCGCGGCGACGCTCGAGCATATGGCCGCCTTTGCGCAGCTTGCCGGAGTGGTGTCTCCGAAGCTCTTCGATCTCTTCCATGAAGAAACGCTTGGCGATCCCGAAACCGACGCCTTCCTGCGCGAGACGAACCCCGGCGCCCATGCGGCGATGCTGGACCGCTTTGCGGCGCTGCAGGCCGCGGGGCTCTGGATGTCGCGGCGCAATGCGCGGGTGATGGCATGAGCGTGGTCAAGGGATGGTGTCCGGGGGCCCACCGCCCGATGCTGTCCGGGGACGGGCTCGTCGTCCGGGTCCGCCCCTTTCGCGGCGAGCTGAACCGGGCGCAGGTTCTTGGGCTGTGCGATCTTGCCGAGCGGTTCGGCAACGGGCTGATCGAGCTGACATCGCGCGCCAACCTGCAACTGCGGGGCATCGCGCAGGAGGATCACCTCGCGCTTCTTGCCGCGCTGGAAGGGCTGGGCCTGCTCGACCTCGATCCATCGTTCGAGGCGCGGCGCAACATGCTTGTCGCCCCGGACCGGTCCCCGGGCGATCTCACGGACCGTCTTTGCACCGGGTTGCTCGAGGCGCTGCCGCGGCTTCCCAACCTGCCCGAAAAGATGGGCTACGTGATCGACACCGGTGCCCGGGCCTGGCTTGGCGAGGCGATCGGCGACTTCCGGCTGGAACTGGCCGAGAACGGCGCGCTGCTGCTGCGCGCCGACGGTGTGGCCCTCGGGCGGCCCGTCTCCGAGGCCGGGGCGATCCCCGCGATCATCGAGCTTGCGGACTGGTTCGTCGGCACCGGAGGTCGCGACAACGGGCGCATGGCGCGCCATGTCGCAAAGGCCATGCTTCCCGAGATGTGGCAGCGAGCCGCCCCGCGCGCGCAAGGCTGGCCGGAGCCGGGCATCGATCCCGAGCTTGGCGCGGTGCTTGGCGTGCCCTTCGGCGCACTTGAGCCGGAGGCGCTGCGCGGCCTCGTCGCGCAAAGCGGTGCCTCGGCGCTGCGCCCCCTGCCGGGCCGGATGCTGCGCATTCTCTGCCCGCAGCCCGAGGCCGCGTTGCACCCCGGCTTTGTCAGCGCCCCGGGCGCGCCCGAGATGCGTGCCTCGGCCTGCCCCGGCGCCCCCTTCTGCCCAGCCGCCAGCGTCGAGACCCGGTCGCTTGCCCGCACGCTTGCGCGGCGCGCCAGTGCCGACACCGATGCCGGGGGCAGCCTGCATGTGTCGGGCTGCGCCAAGGGCTGCGCCCATCCGCGCCGTGCAGACCTCACGCTGGTGGGGCGGGACGGCCGTTTCGATCTTGTCCGGGGCGGCGCGCCCTGGGACCCGCCGAGCCTGACGGGCCTTGACCCGTCGCACATTCCCGACGCCATCCGGAGCGCCTGAATGCCCTACGATTACCAGAAGGATGGCGCCGCCATCTACACCGAGAGCTTCGCGACAATCCGCGCCGAGGCCGATCTTGGCCATTTTAACGCGGATGAAGAGCCGATCGCCGTACGCATGATCCATGCCGCGGGCATGGTCGGGCTGGAACGTCATGTGCGCTTTTCGGACGGCTTTGCCCGCGTCGCCCGCGCCGCGCTGGCCAATGGCGCGCCGATCCTTTGCGATGCGCGCATGGTCTCGGAAGGCGTCACCCGCAAGCGCCTGCCGGCGGACAATGATGTCATCTGCACCCTGCATGATCCCTCCGTGCCCGCGTTGGCGCAGGAGATGGGCAACACCCGCTCGGCGGCGGCGCTGGAACTCTGGCGGCCGCATCTGGACGGCGCGCTGGTGGCCATCGGCAACGCGCCGACCGCGCTGTTCCATCTGCTGAACATGCTCGAGGATCCCGCCTGGCCGCGCCCGGCGGCGATCATCGGCTGCCCCGTCGGCTTTGTCGGCGCGCGGGAAAGCAAGGATGCCCTCTGGGCCGACCAGCCGGTGCCCTGCTGCATCGTCGAGGGCCGCCTCGGCGGCAGCGCGATCACCGTCGCGGCGATCAACGCCATCGCGAGCCGGGCGGAATGAGCTTGCAGGAGGACCTGGCCAGTACCCGGGCGAACTCCGTCCGCGGCACCATCCGCGGCGTGGGGCTCGGCCCCGGCGATCCCGAGTTGATGTCGGTCCGGGCGGACCGGCTGCTGCGCAGCGCGCGCCACGTCGCCTATTTCCGCAAGGCCGGCCGCGCGGGTCAGGCGCGCCGCATCGTCGAGGGGATGCTTCCCGAGGGCGTCGTCGAGATCGCCATGGAATATCCGGTCACCACCGAGATCCCGCTGGACGATCCGCGCTACAACGGGATCCTGTCGGCGTTCTATGCAGAGTGCACCGCGCGGCTCAAGGCGCTGTCGGACGCGGGTCATGACGTGCTGGTGCTCGCCGAGGGCGATCCCTTCTTCTACGGCTCGTTCATGCATCTCCACACCCGGCTGACCGGGCTGGTCCCGCTCGAGATCGTGCCCGCGATCACCGGCATGTCCGCCGCCTGGGCGGCGACCGGCGCGCCGATCACCTGGGGCGACGACATTCTCAGCACCCTGATGGGCACGCTGCCCGAAGAGATGCTGGCCCAGCAGATGCGGAACGCCGATGCGCTGGTGATCATGAAGATCGGGCGCAAT belongs to Salipiger profundus and includes:
- the cobW gene encoding cobalamin biosynthesis protein CobW, with amino-acid sequence MSDLSKLPVTVITGFLGSGKTTLISHLMRKPEGRRLAVVVNEFGDVGVDGEILRGCAIPDCPAENIVELANGCICCTVADDFIPTIEALMALDPRPDHILIETSGLALPKPLLKAFDWPDIRAKITVDGVIALADAEAVAAGRFAPDVAAVDAQRAADDSIDHETPLSEVFEDQLSCADIVLLTKPDLAGPEGVARAREIVAAEAPRPLPVVEVAEGVVDARVILGLGAAAEADLDARPSHHDGAPEHDHDDFESIVLSLAEVPDAAGLAARLERLAREHDILRIKGYAAVSGKPMRLLVQAVGARVRHQYDRMWGTDEARNGQLVIIAEHDRLDAAALRAALAPATAG
- the cobN gene encoding cobaltochelatase subunit CobN, which gives rise to MHVVFRESHGLEDSAVPTDLAQDPADLVVLSFSDSDLGAFAEGWHRAAGGLPSLRLANLSALRHPLSVDTYVERTLAGAKGILVRLIGGMPYWDYGLRQVQALARARGIALAVLPADGREDARLDSVSTLPISTLRRLAELCDTGGAVAAQAALAQMALASGLYAAPVPGSKALPVVGFWTPECGAMSPSAARGAAPRAPRRISGKMKGRRVLVVFYRSYIVSADVAPVEALFSAFRAEGAEVTGLYAPSLKGASAGPLAEAIREAAPDVIVNLTAFSAASGESAPVLDAAGVPVFQAVMATSSREAWAGAERGLSPADLAMHVVLPEVDGRLMGGVISFKQAGRRDPALQHALTRHCPEPARIAALVARVGGWMALAGQAPAERRVALMLSTYPGKDWNLGHAVGLDALASAEAILSDLRDAGHDVPPFAALEAGLQAEEIRLPLERYRAALEALSPQLRAGLAEAWGAPEEDALCRDGAFHITGLRLGKALVLLQPERGTPARRAEEYHDLSRLPCHAYVALYLWLREEADALVHIGAHGTLEWLPGKSVALSDDCWPEVLTGALPVLYPFIVNDPGEAAQAKRRIGALTLGHLPPPLRETGTPDRLGPLEALLDEFSTADGLDPRRRDRLMQDIRAEAQARGLGADLGLGEVCGAEAITRIDRFVCDIKDSRFPEGLHVWGRSGACAEQERDALLAALDGRRIAAGPSGSPYRGRSDVLPTGRNLFTTDPRAVPTRAAHAQGVALAGELVRRHLQDEGDWPHGLVVDLWGSATMRTAGEEFAMALHLLGVRPRWDEGSGRVSGFEILPVAELDRPRIDVTLRVSGLFRDVFAPLTALFSQAVRALSQRDEAPDWNPYAGSDAGARVFGPEPGRYGLGMGNLSEQDRHAAGQAWLAGSSWALDGETARHDPEALRAQVAAADAFVHLQDLPETDLLMAADYAAHEAGFAAAQTVTGGEARLWHLDGTDPARPRARALPEEIARTVHARAANPAWIASMRAHGFRGAAEIAATLEHMAAFAQLAGVVSPKLFDLFHEETLGDPETDAFLRETNPGAHAAMLDRFAALQAAGLWMSRRNARVMA
- a CDS encoding precorrin-8X methylmutase, with protein sequence MPYDYQKDGAAIYTESFATIRAEADLGHFNADEEPIAVRMIHAAGMVGLERHVRFSDGFARVARAALANGAPILCDARMVSEGVTRKRLPADNDVICTLHDPSVPALAQEMGNTRSAAALELWRPHLDGALVAIGNAPTALFHLLNMLEDPAWPRPAAIIGCPVGFVGARESKDALWADQPVPCCIVEGRLGGSAITVAAINAIASRAE
- a CDS encoding precorrin-2 C(20)-methyltransferase — encoded protein: MSLQEDLASTRANSVRGTIRGVGLGPGDPELMSVRADRLLRSARHVAYFRKAGRAGQARRIVEGMLPEGVVEIAMEYPVTTEIPLDDPRYNGILSAFYAECTARLKALSDAGHDVLVLAEGDPFFYGSFMHLHTRLTGLVPLEIVPAITGMSAAWAATGAPITWGDDILSTLMGTLPEEMLAQQMRNADALVIMKIGRNIEKVRRALRRAGRYEDAWLVEYAAMPNQTVQRLAEAEGRVTPYFSIVIVHGQGRRP